From one Dermacentor andersoni chromosome 1, qqDerAnde1_hic_scaffold, whole genome shotgun sequence genomic stretch:
- the mbf1 gene encoding endothelial differentiation-related factor 1 homolog isoform X1, which produces MSETDWDTVTYLRKKPMKASQLRSQQVINAAQRQGVPIETTKKFNAATNKKTVTTLNTAKLDRETEELHHDRIGLDVGRLIQQGRQAKNMTQKELATKINEKPQVINDYEAGRAIPNQQVLAKIEKVIAMKLRGKEKGMPMGPEKKK; this is translated from the exons ATGTCTGAGACGGACTGGGACACTGTCACGTACCTGCGAAAGAAGCCTATGAAGGCTAGTCAGCTGCGCTCTCAACAG GTAATCAATGCAGCACAAAGGCAGGGAGTGCCAATCGAGACCACAAAAAAAT TCAACGCTGCGACGAATAAGAAGACAGTCACTACCTTAAATACTGCTAAGCTTGACCGAGAGACTGAGGAGTTGCATCACGACCGCATTGGCCTGGACGTAGGAAGACTCATTCAACAAGGCAGGCAGGCCAAGAACATGACACAGAAGGAACTGGCCACC AAAATCAATGAGAAGCCTCAAGTGATAAATGATTACGAAGCTGGTCGTGCCATACCAAACCAGCAAGtcttggcaaaaattgaaaaagtgATTG CAATGAAGCTTCgtggaaaggaaaaaggaatgCCAATGGGCCCTGAGAAGAAAAAGTAG
- the mbf1 gene encoding endothelial differentiation-related factor 1 homolog isoform X2 — protein MSETDWDTVTYLRKKPMKASQLRSQQVINAAQRQGVPIETTKKFNAATNKKTVTTLNTAKLDRETEELHHDRIGLDVGRLIQQGRQAKNMTQKELATKINEKPQVINDYEAGRAIPNQQVLAKIEKVIASTVLPKICEPR, from the exons ATGTCTGAGACGGACTGGGACACTGTCACGTACCTGCGAAAGAAGCCTATGAAGGCTAGTCAGCTGCGCTCTCAACAG GTAATCAATGCAGCACAAAGGCAGGGAGTGCCAATCGAGACCACAAAAAAAT TCAACGCTGCGACGAATAAGAAGACAGTCACTACCTTAAATACTGCTAAGCTTGACCGAGAGACTGAGGAGTTGCATCACGACCGCATTGGCCTGGACGTAGGAAGACTCATTCAACAAGGCAGGCAGGCCAAGAACATGACACAGAAGGAACTGGCCACC AAAATCAATGAGAAGCCTCAAGTGATAAATGATTACGAAGCTGGTCGTGCCATACCAAACCAGCAAGtcttggcaaaaattgaaaaagtgATTG CTTCTACTGTGCTGCCGAAGATATGTGAACCGAGATAA
- the Prosbeta6 gene encoding proteasome subunit beta type-1, with amino-acid sequence MDVLTEQPVLSYYGGPKQAYFSPYSDNGGSIVAVAGEDFAVIASDSRLSSGYQIHTREQSKLFKLSNQCVLGSTGCWCDILTFTRFLEARMKMYLHEHHKLMSTPAVAQLVVTMLYNKRFFPYYISNILAGLDEDGKGCIYCYDPVGHSERVQYRAGGSSSALLQPLLDNQIGFKNMENVTLEPPTRERAVNIIKDVFISAAERDIYTGDSVVINIIDKNGIKEEQLALRRD; translated from the exons ATGGATGTGTTAACTGAGCAGCCTGTGCTTTCTTACTATGGTGGGCCTAAGCAAGCGTATTTCAGTCCTTACAGCGATAACGGAGG GAGCATCGTGGCCGTTGCAGGGGAAGACTTTGCAGTCATCGCGTCTGATAGTCGTCTGAGCAGCGGATACCAGATCCACACGAGAGAGCAGTCGAAGCTGTTCAAGCT GTCCAACCAATGTGTCCTTGGTTCTACGGGTTGCTGGTGTGACATTCTCACGTTCACACGGTTTCTGGAGGCGCGAATGAAG ATGTATCTGCATGAACACCACAAGCTGATGAGCACGCCTGCAGTGGCTCAACTTGTTGTCACTATGCTCTATAACAAGAGGTTCTTCCCTTATTACATCTCCAACATTCTGGCGGGCCTCGACGAAGATG GTAAAGGGTGCATATACTGCTATGACCCTGTTGGTCATTCTGAAAGGGTGCAGTACAGAGCAGGAGGCTCCTCCAGTGCCTTACTTCAGCCACTCTTGGACAACCAG ATTGGTTTCAAGAACATGGAAAATGTGACGCTGGAGCCACCAACTCGAGAGCGAGCTGTGAACATCATCAAAGATGTTTTCATTTCTGCTGCTGAGAGAGATATCTACACTGGAGACTCGGTTGTCATCAATATTATTGACAAGAATGGCATCAAAGAGGAGCAGCTGGCACTTCGCAGAGACTGA